One segment of Paraburkholderia caribensis DNA contains the following:
- a CDS encoding ATP-dependent acyl-CoA ligase, with translation MELTDTIVEQPVEETAVTSSRTLPALLTARVARNGAGPLFSDGTTVWSAADAVEVASRRAGTLAAHGVKRGDHVALLCGNRAEFMEVVLGCGWLGAVVVPINTASRGLQLEHILRNSGARLLVAEAHLVDVVHALEARDLPLERIWLIGDPATDSLAPRYATSPFPPAAEPIPAAKVENGDALAVLYTSGTSGLSKGVICPHAQFYWWGHNTARDLGVVAGDVLYTCLPLFHTNALNSFFQALMKDAQLVVGRRFSASGFFDALVATQATVTFVLGAMVPILLGRPVAANERSHRVRVALAPGVPGHFQDEFTARCGIALIDGYGSTETNAVIGGVASARRPGYMGRLAQGFQARVVDEHDQPVPDGEPGELILRADEPFSFASGYLGMAAETVKAWRNLWFHTGDRVIRESDGYFRFVDRQKDAIRRRGENISSYEVEQVLLSHPSVETAAVFAVNSALAEDEVMAVIGLRDGELLEPLDLIRYCEPRLPYFAVPRYLDFEQELPKTENGKIQKFKLRQTGLTATTWDLETSGYRLKRR, from the coding sequence ATGGAACTGACAGATACGATCGTCGAACAGCCTGTAGAAGAAACAGCGGTTACTTCGTCGCGCACTTTGCCGGCTTTGCTGACGGCGCGCGTTGCACGAAACGGGGCGGGTCCGCTCTTTTCAGACGGAACTACTGTATGGAGCGCCGCCGATGCTGTGGAGGTCGCATCGCGCCGCGCCGGCACACTGGCCGCCCATGGCGTCAAGCGCGGTGACCACGTCGCATTGCTGTGCGGAAACCGGGCAGAATTTATGGAAGTCGTCCTCGGCTGCGGATGGCTCGGCGCGGTGGTCGTTCCGATTAACACCGCATCGCGCGGTCTGCAACTCGAGCACATTCTGCGCAACTCGGGCGCCCGCCTGCTAGTTGCCGAAGCCCATCTTGTGGATGTTGTACACGCGCTCGAGGCGAGAGATCTTCCCTTGGAGCGCATCTGGCTTATCGGCGATCCGGCGACCGATTCACTTGCGCCCCGTTACGCGACTTCCCCGTTTCCGCCGGCAGCAGAGCCGATTCCAGCAGCGAAGGTGGAGAACGGAGATGCGTTGGCCGTGCTTTATACGTCGGGAACGTCCGGGTTGTCCAAAGGGGTGATCTGCCCGCACGCCCAGTTCTACTGGTGGGGGCATAACACTGCGCGTGATCTGGGAGTTGTCGCGGGCGACGTCCTGTACACATGTTTGCCACTTTTCCATACAAACGCACTCAACAGTTTCTTTCAGGCGTTGATGAAGGATGCTCAGCTTGTCGTGGGCCGGCGTTTCTCGGCAAGCGGCTTTTTCGACGCCCTGGTGGCCACGCAAGCGACCGTGACGTTCGTTCTCGGTGCGATGGTGCCCATCTTGCTGGGCCGGCCGGTCGCTGCCAACGAGCGTAGTCATCGGGTCCGCGTCGCGCTCGCACCGGGCGTGCCGGGACATTTCCAGGACGAATTCACCGCTCGCTGCGGCATTGCACTGATCGACGGGTACGGCTCGACGGAAACGAATGCGGTGATCGGCGGCGTCGCGAGCGCACGACGTCCCGGATATATGGGCAGGCTGGCTCAAGGCTTCCAGGCGCGAGTCGTGGACGAGCATGATCAGCCTGTACCCGACGGCGAGCCCGGCGAACTCATCCTGCGTGCCGACGAGCCGTTTTCCTTTGCAAGCGGCTATCTCGGCATGGCGGCGGAAACGGTGAAGGCCTGGCGCAATCTCTGGTTTCATACGGGCGACCGCGTCATACGTGAGTCCGATGGCTATTTCCGTTTCGTCGATCGTCAGAAGGATGCGATCCGCCGCCGAGGCGAGAACATCTCCTCATACGAGGTCGAGCAAGTGCTGTTGAGTCATCCGTCGGTCGAAACGGCGGCTGTGTTCGCCGTGAATTCCGCACTCGCGGAAGACGAGGTGATGGCCGTAATCGGTCTGCGTGACGGTGAGCTGTTAGAGCCACTCGATCTGATTCGCTACTGCGAACCGCGCCTGCCGTACTTCGCTGTGCCGCGCTATCTGGACTTCGAGCAGGAACTGCCGAAGACCGAAAACGGAAAGATCCAGAAATTCAAATTGCGGCAAACCGGCCTTACCGCCACGACGTGGGATCTGGAAACGTCCGGCTACCGACTCAAGCGTCGATGA
- a CDS encoding LysR family transcriptional regulator has translation MINYHSVDLNLLRVFQVILEERSLTRAAQRLDLSQPTISYSLGRLRSLFDDPLFVRTPDGMLPTATAERLAVPVSNAIASIREALRQSEEFDPATSTREFRLAMSDIGQHVFLPRICEKLERVAPEVRLSAEQVPLREVEEKLRLGQIDLAIGNLPSLMPVTNHALLFRDEFVCMTRKRSGLPVRKLSRQKFLEFLHVSVTTSDSSHLAIDDILRTQGLHRRIALRVPHFTVVPQILQRTNWMVTLHKGAALMFNETGQFSIYPMPADIPDIESTVHWHRNFDNDEGIRWFRQLVIETLHLD, from the coding sequence GTGATCAATTATCACAGCGTCGATCTCAACCTGCTGCGCGTCTTCCAGGTGATTCTTGAAGAACGGAGCCTCACACGCGCGGCGCAGCGACTCGATCTGTCGCAGCCCACGATCAGTTATTCGCTCGGGCGTCTGAGGTCGCTTTTTGATGATCCGCTTTTCGTTCGCACGCCTGACGGTATGTTGCCTACGGCCACCGCGGAAAGATTGGCTGTGCCGGTCAGCAACGCCATTGCGTCGATCCGCGAAGCATTGCGGCAAAGCGAAGAGTTCGATCCGGCGACGAGTACGCGCGAGTTTCGTTTGGCGATGTCTGACATCGGGCAACACGTTTTTCTGCCACGCATTTGCGAGAAACTTGAGCGCGTTGCTCCGGAAGTGCGTCTATCAGCCGAGCAGGTGCCGCTGCGAGAAGTTGAGGAGAAGTTGAGGCTCGGGCAAATCGATCTCGCTATAGGCAATCTTCCGTCGCTCATGCCGGTCACGAACCACGCGCTACTGTTTCGCGATGAGTTTGTGTGCATGACGCGAAAGCGCTCCGGGCTACCGGTCAGGAAGTTGTCACGGCAAAAATTCCTGGAATTCCTGCATGTGAGCGTGACAACCAGCGATAGCAGCCACCTTGCGATTGACGACATCCTGCGCACGCAGGGTTTGCACAGGCGTATTGCACTGCGAGTGCCCCATTTCACGGTTGTTCCGCAGATCCTGCAGCGCACGAACTGGATGGTGACACTCCATAAAGGCGCGGCACTTATGTTCAACGAAACGGGCCAGTTTTCAATCTATCCGATGCCGGCGGATATTCCTGACATTGAATCCACCGTCCATTGGCATCGTAACTTCGACAATGACGAAGGAATCCGTTGGTTCCGCCAACTTGTCATCGAGACGTTGCATCTCGACTGA
- a CDS encoding TetR/AcrR family transcriptional regulator → MVQRGRPRTFDRDAAIISAMHLFWEHGYESTSLSQLKAAIGGGISAPSFYAAFESKEALYKEALARYMELYGKVTRSLHDTSLPPREGVFLALLRSARMQTESGHPKGCMVALGVVEASSIGSEAVTQLLREVRSRTRAGFRTCVARGIKSGELRSSTDPTSLSIALDSFFQGLSVLARDRIKYAVIEKAATDAMGIWDAAVDQSMPK, encoded by the coding sequence ATGGTTCAGCGGGGTCGGCCACGCACGTTCGACCGCGATGCGGCGATCATTTCGGCAATGCATCTGTTCTGGGAACATGGCTATGAATCGACGTCTTTGTCGCAACTGAAGGCGGCGATCGGCGGCGGCATCTCCGCGCCCAGCTTTTATGCGGCTTTCGAGTCCAAGGAGGCGCTGTACAAGGAGGCGCTGGCACGATACATGGAGCTTTATGGCAAGGTGACGCGTAGTCTCCATGACACGTCGCTTCCGCCACGGGAGGGCGTGTTCCTTGCGCTGCTCCGGTCGGCAAGGATGCAGACTGAGAGCGGCCATCCGAAAGGCTGTATGGTTGCGCTGGGCGTTGTCGAGGCCAGTTCCATCGGCAGTGAAGCCGTCACCCAGTTGCTTCGTGAGGTGCGTAGTCGCACCCGCGCCGGCTTTCGCACCTGCGTAGCGCGGGGCATCAAGAGCGGAGAACTGCGCAGCAGCACGGATCCGACATCGCTGTCCATCGCGCTCGACTCTTTCTTCCAGGGACTGTCTGTGCTCGCCCGCGATCGCATCAAGTATGCCGTTATCGAGAAGGCTGCGACTGACGCGATGGGGATCTGGGATGCCGCAGTGGACCAGTCGATGCCCAAGTAG
- a CDS encoding nuclear transport factor 2 family protein, translated as MSKELEARLDAIESRFAIDALIANYAEAFDTMNIELLATLWHPESRLLLGANGNSEGMEAILAQARINMKRMPHMHHWMANALITIDGDNGHGLVAADCLFYDVDQGTLQVSGQYRDVYQRRHGRWAFLERTFTMHYATPLQNWHPITGTERFGRPA; from the coding sequence ATGTCCAAAGAACTCGAAGCACGTCTTGACGCAATCGAAAGCCGCTTCGCCATCGATGCGCTGATCGCTAACTACGCCGAGGCGTTCGACACCATGAACATCGAGCTGCTGGCCACTCTCTGGCATCCCGAATCGCGACTGCTGCTGGGTGCGAATGGCAACTCCGAGGGCATGGAGGCCATCTTGGCGCAAGCACGCATCAACATGAAACGCATGCCCCACATGCATCATTGGATGGCGAACGCCCTGATCACGATTGACGGTGACAACGGCCACGGCCTGGTAGCGGCGGATTGTCTCTTTTACGACGTCGATCAGGGCACGCTCCAGGTGAGCGGCCAATACCGCGACGTCTATCAGCGACGCCACGGCCGCTGGGCATTCCTGGAGCGCACCTTCACCATGCACTACGCCACACCGCTCCAGAACTGGCACCCCATCACGGGAACTGAACGCTTCGGCCGTCCGGCCTGA
- a CDS encoding MFS transporter, which produces MHMTTSSTRRWSAFAVLLVGAFLPPLDFFIVNVALPSIRSTLHTSPAELQLVISGYAAAYAVFLITGGRLGDLFGRRRIFLFGVTGFGLTSVICGCASSPAILILGRVLQGLSAAAMAPQGLASVHALFPEKERARALGLYGAAVGLAAVAAQALGGALISANILHLEWRVVFLINLPVVAAVLIFGLPLLPDVRGDSPAAVDRIGVLLCALTLGLLIVPLVEGRELDWPWWACAMLIACPVAGVAFCRYEMAYARRGGVPLISVELVQRPGLMSGLTGVLFFYVVSAFFLTFSVYLQGALGMSPFETGLVFLPFGVGAFIGPLTTPLAIRLFGDRVPAIGMMLEVAGCVLLAALVSGAPGQIPAQFPLFGGVALLGFGQGWALPTLVRSVINRAPSTGSGMIAGITNSALQISAALGVAVIGGVFFSVAGTSPDPQTLARALVVAMMCVGGSLTVSAVLSIIASRSSAHAAARTAPR; this is translated from the coding sequence ATGCATATGACAACCTCATCCACGCGTCGATGGTCGGCGTTCGCGGTGTTGCTGGTGGGAGCATTTCTGCCTCCACTGGACTTCTTCATCGTGAACGTCGCCCTGCCGTCCATTCGAAGCACCCTCCACACGAGTCCTGCAGAGCTGCAACTCGTCATTTCCGGATACGCCGCGGCCTACGCGGTATTCCTTATCACAGGAGGACGGCTAGGCGACCTCTTCGGCCGGCGGAGGATCTTCCTCTTCGGCGTCACAGGTTTCGGACTGACATCGGTGATCTGCGGCTGCGCATCGTCACCCGCCATACTGATCCTCGGGCGTGTGCTGCAGGGCCTGAGCGCCGCCGCCATGGCACCGCAAGGACTGGCCTCCGTTCACGCCCTGTTCCCAGAGAAGGAGCGAGCGCGCGCCTTAGGCCTCTACGGCGCCGCGGTGGGACTGGCTGCCGTAGCCGCGCAGGCGCTCGGGGGTGCCTTGATCTCTGCGAACATCCTTCACCTGGAATGGCGCGTGGTCTTTCTCATCAACCTGCCGGTCGTCGCCGCCGTCCTGATCTTCGGGCTACCTTTGCTACCCGACGTCCGCGGTGACAGCCCGGCAGCTGTAGACCGGATCGGGGTGCTGCTTTGCGCGCTCACGCTGGGCTTGCTCATCGTGCCCCTGGTCGAAGGGCGGGAACTGGATTGGCCGTGGTGGGCCTGCGCAATGCTGATCGCGTGCCCCGTCGCTGGCGTAGCCTTTTGCCGATATGAGATGGCCTACGCTCGCCGAGGCGGCGTGCCCTTAATCAGCGTGGAGCTGGTCCAAAGGCCTGGCCTGATGAGCGGGCTTACGGGCGTCCTCTTCTTTTACGTCGTCTCTGCTTTCTTCCTGACGTTCTCCGTCTATCTCCAGGGGGCGCTCGGCATGAGCCCATTCGAGACAGGGCTGGTTTTCCTGCCGTTCGGGGTCGGCGCCTTCATCGGGCCGCTGACGACGCCGCTGGCCATCCGCCTCTTCGGCGACCGCGTCCCCGCCATCGGCATGATGCTCGAGGTCGCCGGCTGCGTACTCCTCGCCGCCCTCGTATCCGGCGCGCCCGGACAGATACCGGCCCAGTTTCCGCTTTTCGGGGGCGTAGCACTCCTGGGATTCGGTCAAGGCTGGGCGCTGCCGACGCTGGTTCGCTCGGTTATCAATCGAGCGCCTTCGACCGGTTCCGGGATGATCGCGGGCATCACGAATTCGGCGTTGCAAATCAGCGCAGCACTCGGTGTCGCGGTCATCGGCGGTGTCTTCTTCAGTGTCGCAGGGACTTCACCGGATCCGCAGACCCTGGCCCGGGCACTGGTTGTCGCAATGATGTGCGTCGGTGGCAGTCTGACCGTTTCCGCCGTACTGTCTATCATCGCTTCAAGATCGAGCGCTCATGCCGCTGCAAGGACGGCGCCTCGTTGA
- a CDS encoding c-type cytochrome, with protein sequence MLSLRSRVTTIVATVAALFFLLVAAGLAFVYSGMYDVSASSKDNPIMAKLLHDTYEASMHRHARSDVAPGDLLSFENIRSGAKMYDSSCALCHGAPDRPLSLIGQGIQPAAPSLLSASRRNKPELMFWTIKHGVNMTAMPSFGKTQSDQAIWQVAAFIYAERGISKDKYEQLVHRNAQVDNTGVALTGPKPEPGKE encoded by the coding sequence ATGTTGTCCCTCCGTTCCAGAGTTACGACGATTGTCGCCACCGTTGCTGCGTTGTTCTTTTTGCTCGTCGCTGCAGGTTTGGCCTTCGTGTATTCCGGAATGTATGACGTCTCGGCAAGTTCCAAAGACAACCCGATCATGGCGAAGCTGCTGCATGATACGTACGAAGCCTCGATGCACCGGCACGCCAGATCTGACGTCGCACCTGGCGATCTGCTGTCGTTTGAAAACATTCGTTCGGGGGCGAAAATGTACGACTCCAGCTGTGCCCTCTGCCACGGTGCACCCGACCGTCCACTGAGTCTCATCGGACAGGGTATTCAGCCCGCCGCGCCCTCGCTCTTGTCTGCCAGCCGTCGGAATAAGCCCGAGCTGATGTTTTGGACGATCAAGCATGGCGTAAACATGACAGCTATGCCTTCGTTCGGGAAGACGCAGTCGGACCAGGCGATCTGGCAAGTGGCCGCGTTTATCTACGCCGAGCGCGGAATATCGAAGGATAAATACGAGCAGCTCGTACATCGCAACGCCCAGGTTGACAACACGGGTGTCGCTCTCACAGGTCCGAAACCGGAGCCAGGTAAAGAATGA
- a CDS encoding SGNH/GDSL hydrolase family protein, producing MSSEFRVLFVGNSYTTRNDMPTLVARLLEASMPGMRVKADVLAFGGASLAAHWNRGEVQKRLAGQTWNAVVLQDQSTRPLRALRSMQEYVRRFVDEIQAAGARPYLYMTWARKDDPASQAKIVQAFQGLAEVTGARVIPVGLAWDQFRNLRPAIDLYEPDGSHPTMIGSYLAACTHVFSFADIDAVSDGAVEIKLSSADVNLLHELCMTAARAEKTLRSS from the coding sequence ATGAGCAGCGAATTTCGAGTCCTCTTTGTTGGCAACAGCTATACAACGAGAAACGATATGCCAACGCTGGTAGCCCGCCTCCTTGAGGCAAGCATGCCTGGTATGCGGGTGAAGGCGGATGTACTTGCATTCGGCGGAGCGTCGCTAGCGGCGCACTGGAACCGCGGCGAAGTCCAAAAGCGTCTGGCTGGCCAGACATGGAATGCCGTCGTGTTGCAGGACCAAAGCACTCGGCCGCTCCGCGCATTGAGAAGCATGCAGGAATATGTGCGAAGGTTCGTCGATGAGATTCAAGCCGCCGGTGCCAGGCCATATTTGTACATGACTTGGGCTCGGAAGGACGACCCAGCGTCGCAGGCGAAAATAGTTCAGGCGTTTCAGGGATTGGCTGAAGTGACGGGAGCCAGAGTCATTCCAGTCGGCCTGGCATGGGATCAGTTTCGCAATCTGCGGCCTGCAATCGACCTATACGAGCCCGATGGAAGCCATCCAACAATGATAGGGTCATATTTAGCGGCGTGCACTCACGTTTTCTCATTTGCCGACATTGACGCGGTCTCCGACGGGGCAGTCGAAATCAAACTAAGTTCTGCCGACGTGAACCTGCTCCATGAGCTATGTATGACGGCCGCAAGAGCCGAAAAAACATTACGCTCAAGTTAG
- a CDS encoding pirin family protein, with protein sequence MIEHRPFFSLGAIRRDWLAARLHFRFGETGRDGHAPLGPLYVWNDDEFAPHSGFGLHAHREVEIVTWVRSGAITHEDDAGNRARLVAGSVQAMSAGTAIHHAERNEEDVPARLFQIWLRPRTPGGAPRWATRACSRELREGRFITLASGDADDVAAGALPINADARVRIATLREGTSMQHTLPMPGSAYLVADHGRLDVGHVRLAPRDGVAIRNQAQLTLTARDDMDVVIVERLRNDA encoded by the coding sequence TTCCGCTTTGGTGAGACCGGGCGCGACGGCCATGCGCCGCTTGGCCCGCTTTACGTATGGAACGACGATGAATTCGCGCCGCATTCGGGTTTCGGCCTGCATGCTCATCGCGAGGTCGAGATCGTCACGTGGGTGCGCTCGGGCGCGATCACGCATGAAGACGATGCGGGAAATCGCGCGCGGCTCGTCGCCGGTTCCGTTCAGGCGATGAGTGCGGGCACCGCGATCCATCACGCCGAGCGCAACGAGGAAGACGTACCGGCGCGGCTGTTCCAGATCTGGTTGCGCCCGCGCACGCCGGGCGGTGCGCCCCGCTGGGCGACGCGTGCATGTTCACGCGAATTACGTGAAGGCCGCTTCATCACACTGGCGAGCGGCGACGCGGACGACGTGGCCGCGGGCGCGCTGCCGATCAACGCTGATGCACGCGTGCGTATCGCGACGCTACGCGAAGGCACGAGCATGCAGCACACGTTGCCGATGCCGGGGTCAGCCTATCTGGTCGCGGATCATGGGAGGCTCGACGTGGGACACGTCCGCCTGGCGCCTCGCGACGGCGTTGCTATCCGCAATCAAGCGCAGCTTACGTTGACGGCACGCGACGACATGGATGTCGTGATCGTTGAACGTTTGCGTAACGATGCGTGA